A part of Candidatus Methylomirabilota bacterium genomic DNA contains:
- the rpiB gene encoding ribose 5-phosphate isomerase B, with translation MRIAIGSDHAGFPLKEELKQVLKEQGHEVADLGTDSEEPVDYPLFCVKVARAVAEGRSERGIVLGGSGQGEQMAANKVQGVRAALCNDLYTARLSRQHNDANVLSMGARIVAPTLAREIMELWLATPFEGGRHVRRLEEISMIERGEL, from the coding sequence ATGCGGATCGCCATCGGCTCGGACCACGCCGGCTTCCCCCTCAAGGAAGAGCTGAAGCAGGTCCTGAAGGAGCAGGGGCACGAGGTGGCCGACCTCGGGACGGACTCCGAGGAGCCGGTGGACTACCCCCTGTTCTGCGTGAAAGTGGCTCGTGCGGTCGCGGAGGGACGTTCCGAGCGTGGGATCGTGCTCGGGGGTTCGGGGCAGGGAGAGCAGATGGCGGCGAACAAGGTGCAGGGCGTCCGGGCGGCGCTGTGCAACGACCTGTACACGGCCCGGCTGTCTCGCCAGCACAACGACGCGAACGTCCTGTCGATGGGCGCCCGGATCGTGGCCCCCACGCTGGCCCGGGAGATCATGGAGCTGTGGCTGGCCACTCCGTTCGAGGGCGGACGCCACGTGCGCCGGCTGGAGGAGATCTCGATGATCGAGCGAGGCGAGCTGTGA